The sequence below is a genomic window from Mus musculus strain C57BL/6J chromosome 4, GRCm38.p6 C57BL/6J.
CCTCCTCCAGAAAAAGGTAATTCATTGCAAAAGGAGTATTTAGATTTTCACAGTCTGTaggatagacacagacacacacacaccagtatcaTAAAGAAAActtcagggagctggagagatggctcagtggttaagagcactggctgctcttccagaggtcctgagttcaattcccagcagccacatggtggctcacaaccatctgcaatgggatctgatgccctcttctggtgtgtctgaagacagctagtgtactcatatataatataatacatctttaaaaaaaaaaaaaaagaaaacaaccaccTTCAGAAACCTCTCACTTAGAGCAGGCTGtctgtcccctcttccttctGTCACTACACTGCACTGACTCCACCATCCTGAGTGGGGCAGGCTGTTGGCCTGTGCTTTGATCAAACATTTAAATTTATCCACCAGGCCAGGCAGGGGTGGCTCACACTCAGTGGTGggcctagtactcaagaggcagaggcagatgaatctctgagttcaaggccagcctggtctacataaacttggtctacagagtgagttccaggacaaccagggcaatGTAGAGAAACCAaccttctctcaaaaaacaagaagacAGACTTACACGTGGATCAGTAGTAGGTTTAAGATTGCCTAGTACTTGTGGACTAGGGAGATCTGAGACCCCTGCACTGAGCACTGAAGTTACTCCCCTACACCTGCCCCGCCCAGGATGAGAAGGGGCGCCTGTGCTCCCATTTTCCCTTCTTAGCTGGCCCCCAGAGAGACCCAGAGATCCTACTGCACAGTGCTCTCCGGAGTGTGCGGGCTGTCCCAGCCAGGGTGTCGTCTTAGAGCTTTCATTCCTTGACACTCCAGGTCAAGTCCAAGGCAGGAAGTTGCAATGGAGAATTAGTCCCAGAAGCCAGTAGGTCAGGAAGTAGACCAGAACGCATCTTGTGACTGGAGAGCATCTCTTCCAATCGTAGAAGAGTTTCATGAGACAGTTTCTGGGGGCCTTCTGTCCTGGTGGGGACTTCTCCTGAGGAAGCTTCCCAGGCTCTGTGTCCACACACCTCAGCAGCGGTTCTTGATCCTGAAGCAGGTGAGCTGGAAACCAGTACATGATAGGAGTGGAAGAGGCCAAAAACCGCGTGAGAACCTAGAAAAGCCATGTTGGTTGGAGCATCAGTGATGTGGCTGGGTCAATCATGGCCTGACAACGAACAACATCCCACTGGGAAAGCAAGTTCAGCAAAAGCTGCAGATCTGCCTAATACCGAGAATGTTATTAATCTGCCGATGCCAGACAAACCTCGTGTTCCCAACAACCAGTCTCAGTGGAATTACCACACTAACGGGCCAACCAATACTAAAAGGTCTCTCTGAGGTCTAATTTTACCCACAGTCTCTACATTTTAGTCTGCTTTGgaagtaggaacctggaggctccTTATCAGAAGGGCTGAGAGCAGGGAGAAGCAGCAGGACTCGGTTCCTCTTAGTTCAACCTTTCCCATCTCACAAGAGTTTGGAGCCAAGTCTCCAAGCATTCTCTCTCACCTGCTTGCACAGTCTGAGCCTGCCTGGCACTCACTTCAAAGCTGATCCCGTCGGTCGCAGATACAGATTACGATTCTTTTATCTCCCTAACTACATGGCTCAAAGAACAGCACAAATAGACAGAACCGGTCAGTGTAAGAACAAGACTTCCTTGGAGACAGCCAAGAACTTCAAAACTGGACATAAAATCAAACCTCTGATCCTGTACtgtcaccaccacccccaaacccTGGACAAGATATCTACTGCCTGTGCTCAAGACACCATAAAAGGCCAATATGGGCAGTCAGTGTACCAGGGAGAGCTCCCCAAGAGAACTGAGAGCTTATTTCTCCACCCaaggtgaaatgagccaatttaagCCAGATCAGATTATactaaaggcaggtttattgggcaGCTGCACTCAGGTGAGtccactggccccaaggaccaaggccaggAAAGCTGCCATGGGAaaagaggggctggggagggagtgaggaagagagaaagggtgtGTGCAGAGAAATgtggaggaagagaggacagacagacagacagacacaccataaggtctGGATTTGtatatagggaggagcctctggggaAGGCAAGGTATGCCAGgtaaggactgagggatgctgggagaaccaggACGCCTGGTCTGCTTTGGCTTGTAACTTTGCATCTCAGTCCCTTGTCCCTGGTGAAAAGCAAACAAGAGCCGCTTTCATCCCTCCATTTCCCCTGACTAAGGCCTctttctggtagccttcagacctTTGCCTTTGTCATGCCCACTCCTTCCCCAGTTTTTGTTGTGGAGACAGAATTTTATGTAGTGTAGTGACCTCAAACTATGTGTACGAGGATGGTATTgaacccatctttttttttttttttttggtttttcgagacagggtttctctgtgcagccctggctgtcctggaactcactttgtagaccaggctgtcctggaactcagaaatccacctgcctctgcctcccaagtgctgggattaaaggcgtgcgacaccacgcccggctgaaccCATCTTTTGAGGCAAgtttttcactgaacctggacatATTGCTAAATTGGCTGCCCAGCACATCAGTGGTCttctaccatacctggctttgtATGTGGGTGTTAAGTTGAGAATGCAAAGTCTGTTTGTGCTATAAGCACTTCATTAATTTAGCCATCCCTCCACTCCTGCAAGCGTCCTATATGGgaagttggtttgtttttcacTCTCTAAAACCCATTTTAAGCCAGGCGGTGAGATGGTTTCActatgtgcaccaccactgtgtgCCCAGCATGGGATTACAGTTGTACCTGATCACATCTGTCTGCTCTAACAGCTGTTGACTAAATGAAGCATGGGTCATTGAGTGAGAAAGGTACCTGTCCTCCCTGACCTTCAGGATCTCCCTGTACCCACACCAGCCACCCCAGGCAGAAGCCCACCTCACCTGGACATGCATGCACAGACCTCCAAAGACCAGCAGTGCTGCAGCGTGGACCAGGTACACAAACACCTTCGGACTCAGGAAGCCACGGTGGGGCTTCTCCGGGTTCTCCCTGTCCTTGGTTCTTTGCAGCCCAAGTGTAAGGCAGAGCCAAGGGTGGGTGGTCACATATGTCCAGGTTGCCCACACAACCAGTACTGTCACTGGTGTAGCTAGTAGGAAATTGGGCACCTGTTTGAGCTCATAGTATCGCAGAAGACCAACATTCCAGTAGACATCCTGAATATAGTTGTATATTAGAGGAAGGTCCCAGGAGCACCATGGGGGTGCATTTTCTCCTGCAAGCCGGTAGCCTTTGTCGGCAGCTAGCTGCAGCAAGGGCTCAGGGATGGAGGGGGCTGAGCCTGGTGAGCAGAACTGGATGTAGGCACGATACTGAAAGAGGGCGAAGGGAAGGCTGACTATGAGCACTGACAAGCACACAGAGGCCATCAGCTTCACGAGGGGCTTCCAGGGGCTCAGCACCGCCAGAGAGGAACAAAAGCCTCTGCACTGGGAGTGCAGGAGGAAGCCAAGGCTCACCAGCCCATTGGAGCGCACCCCAGCAGCAAGAGCAAAGAGCAGCCCACTAGCCCAGCCACGGCCCCTCTCCAGCTGCCCCATGGCGCTGAACGTCAGGAAGGCAAACAAAGCCTCTGAGTAGCCGGCTGCCAGGAAAACGTTGGCAGGACTGATGCAGAAGAGCAACGCTGCACACAAGGCCTGCCGAGGACAGTGCAGAACCAGACAACCCAAGTCATGGAGTGCCACTGCAGCCAGCACGGAGAACAGCAAGTTGAGAAGTGCTACTGAGACCAGCAGGCAACTGCGCTGGCTCAAGAGGCCCTGCAAGGGTCTCAGCAGCTCAGTCCCCATCAGCAGGGCCAAGGGAAAGCCAGGGAAGAAGGCAAAGTTGTGCTCATAAAGGTAGCCGTGCTCAGCGATAAACAGGAAGTGTTCAGCATCCCATCGAGACAGACCACCCAGAAGACCTTCCACAAGCTGATCCGCAGAGCCCGAGGGGGCGAGGCGGGGAGGGCAAAAGGCATCTGCGTGGTGATCTGGGATGATGAGGTTGAAGAGTGCCTGTGGGGTGAAGAACCAGGGTGTTGGTGAGTGACTGCAAGGAAAGAATTACTACTTAATAAAATACAAAGGAAGAACAGACTtgttggcctgtgtgtgtgtgtgtgtgtgtgtgtgtgtgtgtgtatgtatgtgtgtatgtgtgtgtatgtatgtgtgtatgtgtgtatgtgtgtgtgtgtgtgtatgtgtgtgtatgtgtgtaggaagGAGTGCCAATGCTAACTAATTAACTCTCAGTTTGACATCAGTGCAGAAGTCAACCAGGAGATGCCTGAGTCTACATTAGAAGCCAGATTAGGATTCATATCAATTGGCTATGGAAGCAAGACCAGTACTCTCAGGAGTGAGACTGATGGAGCCTGCCTGGGGAGGAAGTAAAGGCAGAGAAGAGCTCTGAGGACAGAGCCCATCATGGATGAGGATGGAGTTCTTCTGGAAAGGAAGTAAGGACCCAGCGTGGAGAGAAAGCAGGAAGCCAGGCATGCTGGCATAAGCCTTGACTCTCtgaactcaggagccagaggcaggcaagtatctatctgtgagttccaggcacacaagcaggaagagggagtgagGAGTGGGGGGGTGGAAGCCCAGAGGAAACCAGTGTCTTAGAACCAAGCGAAAGCCATGCTAGAACAACTGTTGAACGCTGCTGACAGGCCCAGTAAGAGGAAGTGAGGCTGACCACAGGCTTCAACAACATCTTTAAAGGTAACCGGCAACTAAGAGTGATTTCAGCAGAACGGGGGTAAGTGAAGCTGCCCAGGTAACAGAAAAGGGGAGACCGTGCATGTGATGATTTTGAGTTTTGCTGTGAGGAGAAATGTGGTAGTAGGTCCACTGATATAGTAAAAAGGACAGTCTCATGTATGGGGGAGTGACCTTGCCCCTGCATGCCCATTGCTGGCTATGGGTGTGTGTGTCACCAAGCCTGGTTGGGGTGGGAGGTCGTTTGAGATAAATCTTTGCACATCACTGGAATACACCAGTGAAAAGAAACCACTGAGCAAGGAGAAGGCAGGGAAGAACACTGGGCAGGGAAGCCGAGAGAGGGCGCATCCCGTTTCAGTAGTAAACCACGGGGACATGGAGGTAGGGGGAAGGACATGGCAATTTGATTTTCCTGAGATTTTAACTAGGAATGTGAATCACACTGCAGAGCACTGGGCAGGTGGTTATGGATTTGAAGCAGCTCCCCAAGCCTGGAGAGAGCCTGGCAGTTAAGAGGCCTTGccctgctgctcttacagaggacctgggcttggttcctagcacccacagggcagctcacaactgtctggaactctaGTTCCAAAGAATTTGCTGCCCTCCTTTGgcactgtatgcatgtggtatgcaacatgcacacaagcaaaaatactcatacatataataAACCTTTTTAAGAAATcatggagccgggcagtggtggtgcacgcctttaatcccagcacttgggaggtagaggcaggcagatttctgagttcgaggccagcctggtctacaaagtgagttccaggacaggcagggctacagagaaaccctgtcttgaaaaacaaacaaacaaacaaaaaaaaaaaaaagaaagaaatcatggaaagATGAAACCACAGAACATAAGTGCTGGCTTAAAGCCGGGCTGTGTACTAGAACTACCCAGGAGTTTACACAACGCTGACAGGTCTTTATTTCTCTTAGTTATTTAAAATCAGGTTGGACAGAGCCTGGGCATTTGATTTAAAAAGAGCTAAGTTTTTATTcgctttgtgtgtgggtgtgtgccatGCATGTCACACAGCAGGACAGCCTGTGGGGTGGGTTTTCTCCCTCTACTACAGACCACAGAGACCCAACTCATGTGGCTatctatctactgagccatcttcccagtactgcattttagaattttaaatggataatacatttttatatatttatttttttgtgctaGAAAATAAAATCCAGAGCCTCGTACCTTAAGCTACGTCTCCTTCCAGCACTGCAGTCTGTAAAAAGTCCCCCAGGTAACTGATGTGCAAAAACCTGAGAGGACAGGAGGGGAGTGTGCTACGGGAACTCATCAGGACTTCCGGGTGCTGCTAAGGACTCGCTTGACCTTGTATATTTTCTCTACAAGAGGCTAGTTAATATACTTGCATTTTTAAATGGGAGCTGTAGGCATGGAGGAGGCAGGTCACTGTATTTACCAAGACTAGACTTTTGTCTCATGAGTAAACCAGGGGTAGCAGGACAAGAGAGCTGTATATATGCATAGGAGCACACTCAGCTCTGCGATGGAGAAAGCTGAAGGCTGAAGGAACATGGCAGGTTCCACAGATTACAGCCAGAGGGAGTGAAAAAAATCCCATCTGCGGGGATAGGAGTGAGCGTCAGAGACAGGAGAGTGGTCAGAGAAACAGGCGCAGGAAACAGATTCCCTGGCAGGAGCTGGCTACAGAGCTGCGCTTTGGGAGCAGTGAAGACACGCCTGCCTTGCAAGGAGGCAAGACGATGATGTGAGGGATCAGACACAGAACATATCATCTTCTTACTGTTGAAACTGCAGACATCAACAGACGCAGTGCCAGAAAGGGTGCCAGTGAACAGGGAGTTAAAACCTTCAGAGAGTAACTGTCACTGATAGAGATGCCAGCGACAACGGAGGGGAGCTAGGGCTATAATCTGATAACACTAGCATTACAGCTGGAAGGCTAAGGAGAGAGAATGAAAtcaatttattgttatatgtctTTCTGCCTCATTAGGTTGTCAGCTACTTGAGGGAAAACATGACCTTTCGTTCACAATTTAGCACAGTTTGGGGAATAAGTACTTACTATAATTTTGGTGGCTGAACTTCAGGGGTTTGGGGAAATAGAGTGTTTCCACGCTCACAGTGCCTGAGAGCCCAGCTGCCCTGGCTGCCCTTCCCAGCTGCTGACTTGCTCCTCTGCTCCTGCCAGGAGCTCAGCTGGTGCTGGCTCAGCCATCACTGAGTCAGGCTCCCCAGCCCAGCGACAAGAGCACAGCTCACTTAAAGGTTCTTTCTCTTCTTGTCAGTTTCCTCATCAGGCCACTCCAGTGAAAAGAAATGGGATGGGGTGACAATCACAGGTAACAGTACAGGCCACCAAGATGAAGACTCTTTAATGCCCAAAGTCAGCAGAACCTGAAGTGAGCATAGAGCAGGGGAGGAAAGGCTCAGAGCGAGAAGCTCAGAGCGGGTTAGCAGTGGGGCGGAGGGGGACAGAAAAGGTTTCTACAAAGGAAGGAGTCCCAGGTACGAGTGACATAGACACACATCATTATGTCAACTCAGCAACTCTAGGGTGGTGACCTCTGTTCACAGTCATATACTTGGGACTTCAAGTACAGAGCAGTACACTAGGCACCAAATAATTCACATATGTGCAACTTTCATTAAAGTATGTATCAAGGCAGCCTGGGGGAGGGGTTGGTAAAAGGGCAAAAAGACTGAGAACTGAATGCTGGAGACAGCAAGGAGAGGGACTCAGGACTGTGGATATTCATAGATGGTCTCAGAACTTGAAAGTGGCTCCTCTCTCCCACTCAAGTAGCACAGAACTTGAACTCCAAGAAAAAAAGAGCCCTGTGTGACACTGTGAACGGTCACACACACCTTAAAAGTATCTCGGTTGGCAAGACCATCAGATAGCTAAGGCTGTTAGGAAAATCTCTACTTTGGGCAGGGAGCTAGGGGTCTTTAGCTTTGGACAAATCATTTAACCTGCTGCTTCACGTGTAAGACACATGATCGATACACAGTTTAAGGCTCTTGCCCACTTCTCAGGTTCCAGGTCTCAGCCTGTATGTGATCACCCACATGCTGAAGCACACCAGGAAGTAGGGAGATGAGGACCACTTATTCTCCATTGCTAGCTCAGTCACATGGCAAGTGCATGCTCAGGGGAAAGGATCAGAGACTGACCTGTAGCACTAGAGTCAGGATGCGGCAGTTTACTGCGAATCTCAGCACCTCTTTCTGGGATGGGTCCAGGAGTCCCATCCTCTCTCTCACCACCAGGACTGAGCTTCCTCCGGCTTCTAAATTCTAACACCCAAGGGAGAAAAGGTCACACACAGGCCAAAAGCAAATCAATAACATTTTCTCCAGGGGAATCACCCACTTCAACATGGCCATGGCAAACAGAGCCACCTGGCTTCCCGGTGGGAAGACTATCCTGAAGGCAGCTGGACCACTGGGTGTCACTCTTGAAGCACTCTAGGCCAGTCAGTAAGTAACACACAGATAAGCACAAGCTGGAAAGCTAAGCTCACAGAACTTTTAAAAGCCCGTTGAAATGCTTTTATGTAGGACTCAAAGACCCGGGTTCAAAGCCCAATTTTGTCACTTGCAAGTTCTCCCTTAGTCCCTCTGAGAGTCAGTCCTGTGTGTGTAAACCAGGACACTATTCTCTACCCCTCCGATCTCACCAACTCGTCATCATGGTAAAATGGACTGAACTAAAAGGTACCGCACAAGTCAATGCCGTGGCTGCTATTATTTACCTGTGCCATTTTCCCTTTTGCCCAGAATAATAAGCGAATTCCCAAACCAGAGTCCCCAAAGTGGGGCACAGAACCATCCTAGAAGCCCGTAATTACTACACATGCCAGCTTCACTCTCTGATGTGTGTTCAGCTGGTCTGTTAAATTaagtggagaaggaaaagaaaaccactgCTCAGCAGGACTCCGGCCAGCTCCCACTGCTAAAACAAACTCGGGGAAGACAGAGTCTACCACTCGGGACGGGGTAAACAGCCATTTCCCATCTCCGCGGGAGTGGCGGCAAACTCATACAAAAACCCAGTGCCATTCTGAGGCACAGAATGCACATCAAggcatttctttaaaaacacaatttaATAGCAGTCACAGCTCTTACTGTGTTTAAGCAAGGAGAGGAAGAGCCCCGTCTTTCTTCTCTCACGTGGCTAACACCCTCTAAACTTTTAGGCTACACttgctttctggaattttctGATCCCACCAGACAGCCCTATATTCTCACTGCCTCATGCTCTGCCATCTTTATCTTCCTATCTGTTCCTTATGAGGACGGGGGCTTTGTCTCCTAACTCTATTATATCCCAGGACCCAGCATGTAAACAGACATCTGTTCTCCCAAGTGCACGAAGTAGCAAGGACAGGATAGAGAATCGTCAAGTTTTCTGACGCTAGAACTAAGATCACTGGTCCAAGCATTTCTCCCATCGTGTTTCTGGTTAGAAAGCAAGATGGCCCAGCgggcaaaggcacttgccactacAGTGACCCATAGGCTGAAGATGAGAAGACACTcccacaaagttgttctctgtccTCACTTAGGTGTGCCAAGGCGCACCTGTAgctccacacatatatacataaacatatgcacataaaatagaattaaaaaaaaaaaaagcaaatgacaaagtCACAGAAAgcatgggagaaaagaaaaaattctccGCCAAGGGAACAAGACTGGTTAATAGCGGTAGTACCCCATCCTCGGCACGAGGGGGCGCCTGCTGCTTACTTCATCACCAGGAGACCGGGAGAAAAGGAGGCCCCCTCACCTCCCAACTCCATGTCGGTTTATTTAGGACAATTCAGTTTAAAGTTAAGCCGCAGGAAACAGCATTTTCTGACTACCCACGATATCTCCAACACTGGATTCACTAAACCCAAATAAATGACAGAAACATGGACACCCAACTCAAACTCAAtcaatctctccctccctccctctcttttccctgGCCTCCAATCCGCACGCacaaaggaggcagagagaggaaaagtACTGAATCCACCTCTGCATCTTGATTCTCAGTCCTTCCCTCTTTCAAACTCTGGCATCAGTGGCCACAGGAGATGCAACCCACACTCAAGTTAAACAAAGTAAAATCAAGACAGTCAATTATCTCTCTAGCTATTTTGCCAACACCCCTTTGAAAGAAGCCCCTTGCCAAATCAGACTCTTAACTGGCCGGATGCTTAGAACCAaccagtttcatttttctttaatttacccGTGAAATAGGCTCCAGAGATCTCATTAGACACCAGTAAGACTGTGTAATTACCATCGCCATTTTATGGATGTGAAAACTGAGGCTCACTGGAGCCAAGTGACACGCCCACCACTTAAAGCTCCTCACGCACTGCTTTCTAAAACCTATGTCCACAGTCAGGAGAGCTTTTTGCCATAAACAAAGGGTATGCATTCCTTGTCCagccaggacatccaaggcttaGCCCAGAACTTTCTCCAACTGTAGCACATGTTGTTGCTGGAAGCTTATGGTGATGGGCCCTAACTGGGAAAGATCTGTTGAACTGGAGTCCTGGATTTTCTGCGGAAGGCTAATACTCTCAAATGGGTGCTGCGTTATGACCCAGAGGCAACGTGGAGCGAGCCGCCTCCTTCTGCTAAGCCCTGCCATACTGGGAGCCCGTTCCAGCCTGCTCTTTTCGGACACAGTTCCTACCCAGGACGGGACAGTGACCCTCACCCCAAGGGAGCCACGGCCCAGGGCTTCGTCCCGGGGGAATCGCGGGGCCGGGCCAGGCAACGGGGCCGGAAGCAGACGAGGGCCGGAGGCTGCAAAGGAAGAGGCGGCGCCGGAGGCTGCTATGGCGGAGGGGCGGGGCTCCTCGCTTCTCTACAGCCTCCGCCTAATTTCTCTCGGCCTGCGTTTGACAGCTTCCCTCCCCGGAGGACTCCAGAGTTGCAGAGCTGGCGCCGGATCCTCCGCGCCCGCGCGTCCAGACCACCCCCGCGGAGCTCCAACTTCAGCGCCTCCATCCGGGTCCCGTCCGTGCCGCGCCTGCGCGCCGGCTCGGCCGACGGCGGCCCCGCCCCGCTCCTGCCCGGACTCGGAGCGCCCCGCCCCCCTCCTCGGCGGCCATGTTGACCCCAGCTAGGGCGGGGGCCGAGGCGGCGGCGGTGAGTCGCACCTTCCCGGCGTGGTGACACCTGAGGAGTAGGCCTCTTGACTCGCCAGCAGTTTGTGCGCGGGCGCTGCGCTCCCGGGTCGGGGCTCTCACCCCAGTCCCCTGCCGTGAGCAGCCTCTGACTTCCCGGTGTGAGCCGAGGCTGGACCCGGGCGCTGCCCCAGAGCCACGCGTTCTCTCGGTGTTCCGCCACCCCAGCTCAGCACAGGACCTGGCACACGATAGACAATATGAATAGGCAAAAGAAAGCCTTCTTGGGGTTTTTGTGGCAAGCAGCGGTACCCTGCAACTGGATGAGAAGAAAGTAGGGGAATTCCCCCTGCCTTTCCCCTCCTGGCAATGAAGGACCTCTGCCCTGCGACAGTCCTCTGTCCCACCTCAGATGACTGTATGGGACGAGGAAGGAAACCTCAGAGAACACCCCCGAGGATTCTCCCTCAAGCAGTTTCTGTCGCAGGAACTGGcgccaaaaaaaagaaaaagaaaaaaaaaaaaaaaaaaaaaaaggaagctaatTGAACAAAACCGCCTGTTGGGGAGGAGCGGCCAGTTGGTACCCCTGTAACTAACGGAAACTGTTAGAACAACTTTGCACCCGCCTTAGAGGAAACAGATAGTAAATCCTTCTCCGTTGGTAGATTTCTCGTTTCTCAGGATTCCAAAGCCTTGTGTGGTTTCAGTTATCTGTCCTCTCAAACGTAGCTTGGGTCTAGGTTAACCTCTGGCCACAGCCCTGGCTGAGGGAGGGGTTTATCTTCTGCAACAGCCACAAATGTGGGTGGGAACAAAGAGATGGGTCTCTATCTctccaagcaaaaaaaaaaaacaaaaaaaacaaaaaaaactagccTTCATCAGTTCGGTGGGGGCCAGAAGctgtgtctgtctatcatctcAGGCCCTGGGATGTCAACTGCCCCTTGGATGTTTGCGTGTAAGGTggataatgtataatttaatgactggtaaagagaaaacaggagttTCCAAAGTCATttttcctcccccccccgccccccgaaaGCATTTGTTGCCAGTCCTGTGAGTGAAATGTCAGTGCCTCTCTAGGCACACTTGTGACTAGGGCCCGAGGTTGTGACTTGACTTTCTTACAGTCTTCGCAGCACCCTGACCTTAAAGAAACCATCCTTGCTTCGTGAATTCACAGGGGAAAATGGCATGCAAGCTCGAGGTTCTGTCTGTCCAATAAAGAATCCCTGCAGAATCTGCTTGTAAAAAAGGCAGGGGTCCTTTTGTGAGAAGTGAGAGTGTTTGTTGAAACACCCTTCCTTAGGAGGTAGAACTTTGACTAGATCTTCAGTCGCACTTGGCTgcaatctctccttccttcccttcccttcccagccGCCCAACCCCCTTCTCTTCTGCTGTTTCCCGTTTCATTTTCTGGCTTCTTCtcctacagaagaaaaaaaaaaaaaaaaaaaaggaaactgaatCTTGTGCTCTCAAAGCCCTGACACTCTGGCTTTTTGGACTGGAAGGTGGCAGGATGGGATGGGAGGGGTGTGTAG
It includes:
- the Pigv gene encoding GPI mannosyltransferase 2 isoform X1, with amino-acid sequence MGTELLRPLQGLLSQRSCLLVSVALLNLLFSVLAAVALHDLGCLVLHCPRQALCAALLFCISPANVFLAAGYSEALFAFLTFSAMGQLERGRGWASGLLFALAAGVRSNGLVSLGFLLHSQCRGFCSSLAVLSPWKPLVKLMASVCLSVLIVSLPFALFQYRAYIQFCSPGSAPSIPEPLLQLAADKGYRLAGENAPPWCSWDLPLIYNYIQDVYWNVGLLRYYELKQVPNFLLATPVTVLVVWATWTYVTTHPWLCLTLGLQRTKDRENPEKPHRGFLSPKVFVYLVHAAALLVFGGLCMHVQVLTRFLASSTPIMYWFPAHLLQDQEPLLRCVDTEPGKLPQEKSPPGQKAPRNCLMKLFYDWKRCSPVTRCVLVYFLTYWLLGLILHCNFLPWT
- the Pigv gene encoding GPI mannosyltransferase 2 isoform 1 (isoform 1 is encoded by transcript variant 4), with product MGLLDPSQKEVLRFAVNCRILTLVLQALFNLIIPDHHADAFCPPRLAPSGSADQLVEGLLGGLSRWDAEHFLFIAEHGYLYEHNFAFFPGFPLALLMGTELLRPLQGLLSQRSCLLVSVALLNLLFSVLAAVALHDLGCLVLHCPRQALCAALLFCISPANVFLAAGYSEALFAFLTFSAMGQLERGRGWASGLLFALAAGVRSNGLVSLGFLLHSQCRGFCSSLAVLSPWKPLVKLMASVCLSVLIVSLPFALFQYRAYIQFCSPGSAPSIPEPLLQLAADKGYRLAGENAPPWCSWDLPLIYNYIQDVYWNVGLLRYYELKQVPNFLLATPVTVLVVWATWTYVTTHPWLCLTLGLQRTKDRENPEKPHRGFLSPKVFVYLVHAAALLVFGGLCMHVQVLTRFLASSTPIMYWFPAHLLQDQEPLLRCVDTEPGKLPQEKSPPGQKAPRNCLMKLFYDWKRCSPVTRCVLVYFLTYWLLGLILHCNFLPWT
- the Pigv gene encoding GPI mannosyltransferase 2 isoform 3 (isoform 3 is encoded by transcript variant 3) → MGLLDPSQKEVLRFAVNCRILTLVLQVLTRFLASSTPIMYWFPAHLLQDQEPLLRCVDTEPGKLPQEKSPPGQKAPRNCLMKLFYDWKRCSPVTRCVLVYFLTYWLLGLILHCNFLPWT
- the Pigv gene encoding GPI mannosyltransferase 2 isoform 2 (isoform 2 is encoded by transcript variant 2), which codes for MGLLDPSQKEVLRFAVNCRILTLVLQDVYWNVGLLRYYELKQVPNFLLATPVTVLVVWATWTYVTTHPWLCLTLGLQRTKDRENPEKPHRGFLSPKVFVYLVHAAALLVFGGLCMHVQVLTRFLASSTPIMYWFPAHLLQDQEPLLRCVDTEPGKLPQEKSPPGQKAPRNCLMKLFYDWKRCSPVTRCVLVYFLTYWLLGLILHCNFLPWT